In Sinorhizobium sojae CCBAU 05684, a single window of DNA contains:
- a CDS encoding ABC transporter substrate-binding protein, protein MKRLFRGAIAAAAVLLAAAATPVKAQTPPNVLVVGQIAEPQSLDPHTVTATNDFRILVNVYDGLVRFKDGTLEVEPALAESWEISEDGRTYTFKLRENVKFHDGSPFNAEAVKFNFDRMLKEDHPFYNTGPFPLSFNFSSIEAVNVIDDRTVEFRLDGAFAPFLSNLAYPTGLIVSPAAVEQHGKDYGRHPSGTGPFKFVEWVSNQRVVVERNPDYWGGPASLEAVVFRPITDANTRVAEMMAGGIDVMVEVPPDNLATFKEDDNFAVVEQAGPHVWFAILNAKAGPFADKRVRQAANYAVNKETLVNDVLQGTATVAAGPIPPAFNWVESTVEPYPYDPAKAKSLLKEAGAESPAVTFYVTEGGSGMLDPVTMGAAIQADLEAVGFDVKIETYEWNSFLGRVNPGLEEKADMAEMAWMTNDPDTVPYLTLRSDAMPDKGGFNSGYYSNPKVDELLEKARASTDQAERGKLYGEVQAIVHEDAPWLFVANWKQNAVTTAAVEGFKLQPSFLLHLRGVAKQ, encoded by the coding sequence ATGAAGAGGCTATTTCGGGGCGCCATAGCGGCGGCTGCCGTTCTTCTCGCCGCCGCGGCAACGCCGGTTAAGGCGCAGACTCCCCCCAATGTCCTGGTTGTCGGTCAGATCGCCGAGCCGCAATCGCTCGATCCGCATACGGTCACCGCCACCAATGATTTTCGCATTCTCGTCAACGTCTATGACGGGCTTGTCCGGTTCAAGGACGGGACATTGGAGGTCGAGCCGGCGCTTGCCGAGAGCTGGGAGATTTCCGAGGACGGCAGGACCTACACCTTCAAGCTGCGCGAGAACGTCAAATTCCATGACGGTTCGCCCTTCAATGCCGAGGCCGTCAAATTCAATTTCGACCGCATGCTGAAGGAGGATCATCCCTTCTACAACACCGGTCCATTCCCGCTCTCCTTCAACTTCTCCTCGATCGAAGCCGTGAACGTCATCGACGATCGCACAGTCGAGTTCAGGCTTGATGGAGCCTTTGCCCCCTTCCTTTCCAATCTCGCCTATCCGACCGGCCTGATCGTCTCGCCGGCAGCGGTCGAGCAGCATGGAAAGGACTATGGTCGCCATCCGTCGGGCACCGGTCCCTTCAAATTCGTCGAATGGGTCTCCAACCAGCGCGTCGTCGTCGAGCGTAATCCGGACTATTGGGGCGGCCCGGCGAGCCTTGAGGCGGTCGTCTTTAGGCCGATCACCGACGCCAACACGCGGGTCGCGGAGATGATGGCGGGCGGTATCGACGTCATGGTCGAGGTACCGCCGGACAATCTCGCCACCTTCAAGGAGGACGACAATTTCGCGGTGGTCGAACAAGCGGGGCCGCATGTCTGGTTTGCCATTTTGAACGCCAAGGCAGGCCCCTTCGCCGACAAGCGCGTGCGCCAGGCTGCCAATTACGCGGTCAATAAGGAGACGTTGGTCAACGACGTGCTGCAGGGCACGGCAACGGTTGCGGCCGGCCCGATCCCGCCGGCCTTCAACTGGGTCGAAAGCACTGTCGAGCCCTATCCCTACGATCCCGCCAAAGCGAAGTCACTGCTCAAGGAGGCCGGCGCCGAAAGTCCCGCTGTGACCTTCTACGTCACCGAAGGAGGGTCCGGCATGCTCGATCCGGTCACCATGGGTGCAGCCATCCAGGCAGACCTTGAAGCTGTCGGCTTCGACGTGAAGATCGAAACCTACGAATGGAACAGCTTTCTCGGCCGTGTGAACCCGGGGCTCGAAGAAAAGGCGGATATGGCCGAGATGGCCTGGATGACCAATGATCCGGACACGGTTCCCTATCTGACGCTCAGGAGCGACGCCATGCCCGACAAGGGCGGCTTCAATTCCGGCTATTACTCCAATCCGAAGGTCGACGAACTTCTGGAGAAGGCCCGCGCCTCCACGGACCAGGCGGAGCGCGGCAAGCTCTATGGCGAGGTGCAGGCGATCGTGCACGAGGACGCACCCTGGCTCTTCGTCGCCAACTGGAAGCAGAATGCCGTGACGACCGCGGCCGTCGAAGGCTTCAAGCTCCAGCCATCCTTTCTCCTGCATCTTCGTGGCGTGGCCAAGCAGTAG
- a CDS encoding ATP-binding cassette domain-containing protein, whose protein sequence is MTTAAIEVHDVTKVFGGGHTLFGRSRHAVTAVNQVSLSVGRGETLAVVGESGSGKSTLARMLVGLEQPTSGTLRIGGRDAAELRRAGALAFGKMIQYVFQDPIASLNPRKTIGQILETPLKLLCGYDAAERQSRVAELLDAVQMPGDTLQRYPHEFSGGQAQRIAIARALAAEAEVFVLDEPVSALDVSVQAQILLLLRDLKRRFGLSYLFISHDLAVVEAIADRIAVMHRGEIVEIGPAARLFADPQHAYTKRLIASAPRIRKE, encoded by the coding sequence ATGACCACAGCCGCAATCGAAGTGCACGACGTGACCAAGGTCTTCGGCGGCGGACATACGCTTTTCGGGCGGTCGCGTCACGCCGTGACCGCCGTCAACCAAGTCTCGCTTTCGGTCGGGCGCGGCGAAACGCTTGCCGTCGTCGGCGAGAGCGGGTCGGGCAAGAGCACGCTTGCACGCATGCTCGTCGGCCTGGAGCAACCGACCTCCGGTACATTGCGGATCGGTGGCCGCGATGCCGCCGAGCTTCGGCGTGCCGGCGCGCTCGCTTTCGGCAAGATGATCCAATATGTATTCCAGGACCCGATCGCTTCGCTCAATCCGCGCAAGACCATCGGGCAGATCCTCGAGACGCCGCTGAAATTGCTCTGCGGATATGACGCCGCGGAGCGACAAAGCCGCGTGGCGGAACTGCTGGACGCGGTACAGATGCCCGGCGACACGCTTCAGCGCTATCCTCATGAATTCTCCGGCGGCCAGGCGCAACGGATCGCGATCGCCCGTGCGCTCGCCGCGGAAGCGGAGGTCTTCGTACTCGACGAGCCGGTCAGCGCGCTCGACGTCTCCGTCCAGGCGCAGATCCTGTTGCTGTTGCGTGACCTCAAACGGCGCTTCGGCCTCTCCTATCTTTTCATCAGCCATGATCTGGCCGTCGTCGAGGCGATCGCCGACCGCATTGCCGTCATGCATCGCGGAGAGATCGTCGAGATCGGGCCGGCGGCCCGGCTTTTTGCCGATCCGCAACACGCCTATACCAAACGGCTCATCGCCAGTGCGCCCCGGATCAGGAAAGAATGA
- a CDS encoding FadR/GntR family transcriptional regulator — protein MPATIEKTKPMSEEEKRLYVPAGRTRRRPEAIADRIKDFIRTEKLIPGDRLPQEKMLIDEFKAAKSTVREAMKTLETQGLIYTRSGPGGGAFVAQPSAQHAMELLGAYFFFDQPSLSDIYAIRKALEPEIAAHLAGRLQPAQLAELERTIRIYDHAPENIDEQYRQRVAELDFHSQLAQLCPNRLLGFLCGLMHNLLRDLPLARRIYADPMPTAREEGLLFQYRLMAALKDGRSEEAREIAREHMILAERYMLARAEALADEKGKE, from the coding sequence ATGCCCGCTACCATCGAAAAAACGAAACCCATGAGCGAGGAAGAAAAGCGCCTCTACGTTCCGGCAGGGCGGACCCGCCGCAGGCCGGAGGCGATCGCCGACCGGATCAAGGACTTCATACGCACGGAGAAGCTGATTCCCGGCGATCGGCTGCCGCAGGAGAAGATGCTGATCGACGAGTTCAAGGCCGCCAAGAGCACGGTGCGCGAGGCGATGAAGACGCTGGAAACGCAAGGCCTGATCTACACCCGCAGCGGGCCGGGCGGCGGGGCCTTCGTCGCCCAGCCTTCTGCCCAGCACGCCATGGAACTGCTCGGCGCCTATTTCTTTTTCGACCAGCCAAGCCTTTCCGACATCTACGCGATCCGCAAGGCGCTGGAGCCGGAAATCGCCGCGCATCTTGCGGGCCGCCTTCAGCCGGCGCAGCTTGCGGAACTCGAAAGGACGATCCGCATCTACGACCATGCGCCGGAAAATATCGACGAACAGTATCGCCAGCGCGTCGCCGAGCTAGACTTCCATTCGCAGCTCGCACAGCTGTGTCCGAACCGGCTCCTCGGCTTCCTGTGCGGCCTCATGCACAATCTCCTGCGCGACCTGCCGCTCGCCCGACGGATCTATGCGGATCCCATGCCGACCGCGCGCGAAGAGGGGCTCCTTTTTCAATACCGCCTGATGGCGGCGTTGAAAGACGGGAGAAGCGAGGAGGCCCGCGAGATCGCCCGCGAACACATGATCCTCGCGGAACGCTATATGCTCGCGCGCGCGGAAGCGCTTGCCGATGAGAAGGGGAAAGAATGA
- a CDS encoding dipeptide/oligopeptide/nickel ABC transporter permease/ATP-binding protein — translation MSALAEMTTRPAAAERLTSWRLLMKNRLAAAGFFLLLAIALLILLVPLLPLPDPDATAPAKRLQPVVTAGHLLGTDQLGRDILSRLLWGTRVSLALGFTATLIAAVIGSTIGIVAGYAGGRADNLMMRAVDMLMAFPYLLLALAIVAALGPGLMNALYAIAVVNIPFFARNVRGVTLGLAHAEFIDAARLSGKGQLSIVLTEVLPNVLPVIVITISTTAGWMILETAGLSFLGLGAQPPQADLGSMLGEGRAQLFTAPHVSIVPGATIFLIVISLNLLGDGIRDVLDPRLRSGTLARPGPMTAIAKDRQAPANSAPDAALAIKGLETGFTGGDSFVPAVNGVSLQLRRGECLGLVGESGSGKSVTALSIMGLVASPPGLIRNGAIYLDGEDVLSMPEAKLSSCRGARVAYVFQDPLMSLHPLLPVGRQVEEAVAAHQPIGAPERRKRAIALLEKVGIPDAHTRAAHYPHQFSGGQRQRVGIAIALANDPDIIIADEPTTALDVTVQAHILDLLRGLQRERGMALLFITHDFGVVSELCDRIAVMKDGEIVETGETRRVLSHPQHAYTKRLIACVPELGTGADFLDRVSGLFAARQREGSA, via the coding sequence GTGAGCGCGCTTGCCGAAATGACGACAAGGCCCGCGGCCGCGGAGCGGCTCACGTCCTGGCGGCTGCTCATGAAGAACCGACTCGCCGCCGCCGGCTTTTTCCTGCTGCTGGCGATCGCATTGCTCATCCTGCTCGTGCCGCTCCTGCCGCTGCCGGACCCGGATGCCACCGCGCCGGCCAAGCGGCTGCAGCCCGTGGTGACCGCCGGCCATCTTCTCGGGACCGACCAGCTCGGCCGCGACATCCTGAGCCGGCTGCTGTGGGGCACGCGCGTCTCGCTGGCGCTGGGCTTCACCGCAACGCTGATCGCCGCCGTGATCGGGTCCACGATCGGCATCGTCGCCGGCTATGCCGGCGGGCGGGCCGACAACCTGATGATGCGCGCGGTCGACATGCTGATGGCCTTTCCTTACCTGCTCCTGGCGCTTGCGATCGTAGCAGCACTCGGACCGGGGCTGATGAATGCCCTCTATGCGATCGCCGTCGTCAACATCCCCTTCTTCGCGCGCAATGTCCGTGGCGTCACGCTGGGGCTTGCCCATGCCGAGTTCATCGACGCGGCGCGGCTTTCCGGCAAGGGCCAGCTCTCGATCGTCTTGACCGAGGTGTTGCCGAACGTGCTGCCGGTCATCGTCATCACCATATCGACGACCGCCGGCTGGATGATCCTCGAGACGGCGGGCTTGAGCTTTCTGGGCCTCGGCGCGCAGCCGCCCCAGGCCGATCTCGGCTCGATGCTCGGCGAAGGACGCGCCCAGCTCTTCACTGCTCCGCATGTTTCGATCGTGCCGGGCGCGACGATCTTCCTTATCGTCATCAGCCTCAACCTGCTCGGCGACGGCATCCGCGACGTGCTCGACCCGCGCCTCAGATCCGGTACGCTCGCCCGTCCCGGGCCGATGACGGCGATCGCGAAGGATCGACAGGCGCCAGCCAATTCGGCGCCGGATGCTGCGCTCGCCATAAAAGGGCTGGAGACGGGTTTTACCGGTGGAGACTCCTTCGTTCCCGCCGTCAACGGCGTGTCGCTTCAATTGAGGCGCGGCGAGTGTCTCGGCCTCGTCGGCGAAAGCGGCTCCGGCAAGAGCGTCACCGCGCTTTCGATCATGGGCCTCGTCGCCTCGCCGCCGGGGCTTATCCGAAACGGCGCGATCTATCTCGATGGGGAGGACGTGCTCTCAATGCCCGAGGCAAAGCTCAGTTCCTGCCGCGGGGCCCGCGTCGCCTATGTGTTCCAGGACCCGCTAATGTCGCTCCACCCCCTCCTACCCGTTGGCCGGCAGGTCGAAGAGGCAGTTGCGGCGCATCAGCCGATCGGCGCCCCAGAACGGCGGAAAAGGGCGATAGCGCTTCTGGAGAAGGTCGGGATCCCCGATGCGCACACACGGGCGGCACATTACCCGCACCAGTTCTCCGGCGGGCAGCGCCAGCGTGTCGGCATTGCCATCGCGCTCGCCAATGATCCGGACATCATCATCGCCGACGAGCCAACCACGGCGCTCGACGTGACCGTTCAGGCACACATCCTTGACCTCCTGCGCGGGTTGCAGCGCGAGCGCGGCATGGCGCTGCTTTTCATCACCCACGACTTCGGTGTGGTTTCGGAACTCTGCGACCGGATCGCCGTGATGAAGGACGGCGAGATCGTCGAGACGGGAGAGACGCGGCGGGTGCTGTCCCATCCGCAGCACGCCTATACGAAGCGGCTCATTGCCTGCGTGCCGGAACTCGGCACCGGAGCGGACTTTCTCGACCGGGTGTCCGGCCTGTTTGCCGCGCGCCAGCGGGAGGGCTCGGCATGA
- a CDS encoding ABC transporter permease, whose product MQTYILKRLIAVVPVLIGLSVIVFLVMAMIPGDTATAILGPYATPENVERINRDLGLDKPLLQQYLIWIGNVLQGDFGRSYALNRPVLDEVLERFQATLILAGVSLVLASFVGLLAGIVSAVRQFSWADRVVTLVVLAGISTPSFWLGLLLIYLFAVHWRILPASGMYAVYGGGDLKDLLIHLILPAATLAVVAAGVIARLTRGAMLEVLRQDFVRTARAKGLPERRVIYNHAFRAALVSVIPVIGIQAGFVLGGAVYIETVFQWPGIGAMLVKAISTRDILLVQGGVLIVAASYVLFNLMADVVQSMLDPRIRM is encoded by the coding sequence ATGCAGACCTACATTCTGAAGCGGCTGATCGCCGTCGTCCCCGTGCTCATCGGCCTCTCGGTCATCGTCTTCCTCGTCATGGCGATGATCCCGGGAGACACGGCGACGGCGATCCTCGGCCCCTATGCGACGCCGGAGAATGTCGAGCGCATCAACCGCGACCTCGGGCTCGACAAGCCGCTCTTGCAGCAATACCTGATCTGGATCGGCAATGTGCTGCAGGGCGATTTCGGCCGCTCCTACGCGCTCAACCGGCCCGTTCTCGATGAGGTGCTGGAGCGGTTTCAAGCGACGCTGATCCTGGCCGGCGTATCGCTCGTGCTTGCCTCCTTCGTCGGGCTTCTTGCCGGCATCGTTTCCGCCGTCCGGCAGTTCAGCTGGGCCGATCGCGTGGTCACCCTCGTCGTGCTCGCAGGCATCTCCACGCCGTCCTTCTGGCTCGGTCTGCTGCTCATCTATCTCTTCGCCGTCCACTGGCGCATCCTGCCGGCCTCCGGCATGTATGCGGTCTATGGCGGCGGCGATCTCAAGGACCTTCTTATCCATCTGATCCTGCCTGCAGCGACGCTCGCGGTGGTGGCTGCGGGCGTGATCGCACGGCTGACGCGTGGCGCCATGCTGGAGGTCCTGCGCCAGGATTTCGTGCGCACCGCGCGGGCCAAGGGGCTTCCGGAACGCCGTGTCATCTATAACCATGCCTTCCGTGCCGCCCTTGTCAGCGTCATCCCGGTGATCGGCATCCAGGCCGGTTTCGTGCTGGGCGGAGCGGTCTATATCGAGACCGTTTTTCAATGGCCCGGCATCGGCGCCATGCTGGTCAAAGCCATTTCGACCCGCGACATCCTGCTCGTGCAGGGCGGCGTGCTGATCGTTGCCGCCAGCTATGTCCTCTTCAACCTCATGGCGGACGTGGTCCAGTCTATGCTCGATCCGAGGATCCGCATGTGA